A stretch of Komagataella phaffii GS115 chromosome 2, complete sequence DNA encodes these proteins:
- a CDS encoding GTPase, whose amino-acid sequence MASRPIKVLLIGDQGVGKSSIRRQLYYKVFSESYKATIGADYLTSKIHVNEYDEEVILQIWDTAGQERFNSISQIYYRGTDICIIVYDICNSDSFYNLNIWVQQFLNNCQVSRPTIMIVGNKLDKSVLRQISLRQAREFSEEIQADLVEDVSQDVIEVSARDFTQIENLFQRAALLALQRQNSENVPSLTFDSVDFSTNERTNGSQSLHSPCSC is encoded by the coding sequence ATGGCAAGTAGACCCATCAAAGTTTTACTTATAGGAGATCAGGGGGTGGGAAAAAGCAGCATAAGACGACAGCTATACTACAAAGTCTTTAGTGAGTCCTACAAAGCTACTATAGGCGCAGACTACTTGACATCCAAAATCCATGTCAATGAATATGATGAAGAGGTGATATTACAGATATGGGACACTGCCGGCCAGGAGAGATTCAATAGCATCAGCCAAATTTATTATAGAGGCACGGATATCTGCATAATAGTCTATGATATCTGCAATAGTGACAGTTTTTACAATCTTAATATCTGGGTGCAACAATTCCTGAATAATTGTCAAGTAAGCAGGCCAACAATAATGATCGTGGGAAACAAACTGGACAAGTCTGTCCTCAGACAGATTTCTCTTAGACAAGCCCGGGAGTTTAGTGAAGAAATTCAAGCTGATCTTGTGGAAGATGTTTCACAAGATGTCATAGAAGTTTCAGCTCGAGACTTCACACAAATTGAAAACCTGTTTCAAAGGGCCGCATTACTTGCTCTTCAGCGACAAAATAGTGAAAATGTACCCTCGTTAACGTTTGATTCGGtggatttttcaaccaatgaAAGAACCAATGGGTCCCAATCCTTACACAGTCCGTGCTCCTGTTAG
- a CDS encoding Essential protein of the mitochondrial intermembrane space (IMS), with protein sequence MNRLGSTVLRANRPVSKRLFRETARKFYSTGTASSYSNAWKYVTVSGLVSAIAIGYNMRQPSVALETEVVEAAEIPEISPVVTETPVVPKGKQSSESDSTGETVPTQQSSETEADHDQAGAYNPETGEINWDCPCLGGMADGPCGEEFKAAFSCFIYSEAEPKGIDCIEKFKGMQECFRKYPEVYSEELRNDEEYGEVPADTAAEVEAENKLVEQIKEAHETEGSVSIQAEHPNEAAQETPEIK encoded by the coding sequence ATGAATAGATTAGGATCAACAGTGCTGCGTGCCAATCGTCCAGTCTCTAAGCGGTTGTTTAGAGAGACAGCTAGAAAGTTTTATTCCACTGGAACTGCTTCTAGCTATTCAAACGCATGGAAATACGTTACAGTCTCTGGATTGGTATCTGCTATTGCCATCGGATACAATATGCGACAACCTTCCGTCGCTTTAGAGACCGAAGTTGTGGAAGCCGCAGAGATCCCAGAGATTAGTCCGGTTGTTACAGAGACTCCTGTAGTTCCCAAAGGGAAGCAatcttctgaatctgaCTCTACTGGTGAGACTGTGCCCACACAACAGAGTTCGGAAACTGAGGCAGACCATGATCAAGCCGGTGCTTATAATCCAGAAACTGGTGAAATCAACTGGGATTGCCCATGCTTAGGTGGAATGGCCGATGGCCCATGTGGTGAGGAATTCAAGGCAGCATTCTCATGTTTCATTTATTCAGAGGCGGAACCAAAGGGCATAGACTgcattgaaaagttcaaaggTATGCAGGAATGTTTCAGAAAATACCCAGAAGTGTACAGCGAAGAGCTTagaaatgatgaagagtatgGAGAAGTCCCAGCTGACACCGCCGCTGAAGTGGAAGCCGAAAATAAACTGGTGGAGCAGATCAAGGAAGCACATGAGACCGAAGGTTCCGTTTCTATTCAAGCTGAGCATCCAAATGAGGCCGCTCAGGAAACCCCAGAAATTAAATAA
- a CDS encoding Mitochondrial threonyl-tRNA synthetase — MKYSLQFMIKPPRNCLTSFTRIPKPKYSNFIKCYSNEAPASSATNNMSIALKQQLYMIDSNSPGSVFFLPHGTRLFNKLVQFMKIQQKKHGFDEVITPLIYKKKLWEISGHWDNYKEDMYRVEGNEVSHGDAKDEETFGLKPMNCPGHCLIYKRFDRSINELPIRYSDWSSLHRNEASGALTGLTRVRRFHQDDGHIFCTQEQISAEIMKTLHLIKLVYGVFGLSDYTLMLSTRPDNYVGTLEEWNSAETQLKSVLDQVAPSSWSIREGDGAFYGPKIDILSRDNYSREHQIGTIQLDFQLPHRFELKYRPHEGDFKPPIMIHRAVFGSIERFMALLIDHYQGKWPFWMNPRQAVIIPINSSHVGKANEVRDLLSGRSNDYETLDDLVNHQFDIDIDSRAETVGYRTRDALNKSYSYIILVGDKELENNVISLRSRDSRKVTTKTVEEVRELFQELVRSYQ; from the coding sequence ATGAAATATTCACTTCAGTTCATGATCAAACCACCTAGAAACTGCCTAACGTCATTCACAAGGATACCCAAACCCAAGTATTCTAATTTCATAAAATGCTACTCCAATGAAGCTCCTGCCTCCAGTGCGACCAATAACATGTCGATAGCTCTTAAACAGCAGCTTTACATGATTGACAGTAACTCTCCAGGGTCAGTATTCTTTTTACCTCATGGAACTAGACTTTTCAATAAACTGGTCCAATTCATGAAAATTCAGCAAAAGAAGCATGGTTTTGATGAGGTCATCACACCTTTAatttacaagaaaaaactttGGGAAATTTCTGGACATTGGGATAACTACAAAGAGGACATGTATCGTGTGGAAGGAAACGAAGTATCCCATGGCGACgccaaagatgaagaaacCTTTGGCTTAAAACCAATGAATTGTCCTGGCCACTGTTTAATTTATAAAAGATTTGATAGAAGCATCAACGAATTACCAATACGTTATAGTGACTGGTCTTCGTTGCACAGGAACGAAGCTAGTGGAGCTTTAACGGGACTGACAAGAGTGAGACGTTTCCATCAGGATGATGGGCACATTTTTTGCACGCAGGAACAGATTAGTGCTGAAATTATGAAAACCCTACATTTGATAAAACTAGTATACGGAGTTTTTGGTCTATCAGATTATACCTTGATGTTATCGACTCGTCCTGATAATTATGTTGgaactttggaagagtgGAATTCTGCCGAAACCCAGCTTAAGTCAGTCTTAGATCAAGTTGCTCCTTCAAGCTGGTCTATTAGAGAAGGTGACGGGGCCTTTTACGGACCCAAGATTGATATTCTGTCACGGGATAATTACTCAAGGGAACATCAAATCGGAACTATACAGTTGGATTTTCAACTACCACATCGATTCGAACTCAAGTATAGACCCCATGAAGGTGACTTCAAGCCTCCCATAATGATCCACAGGGCAGTTTTCGGTTCTATAGAGAGGTTTATGGCTCTTTTGATTGACCATTATCAAGGAAAATGGCCCTTTTGGATGAATCCTCGCCAAGCAGTTATCATTCCTATAAATTCCTCCCATGTGGGAAAAGCAAATGAAGTACGTGATCTCTTATCTGGCCGTTCAAACGATTACGAAACGTTAGACGACTTGGTGAACCACCAATTTGATATCGATATTGACTCAAGGGCTGAAACTGTTGGGTACCGTACTAGAGATGCTTTAAACAAAAGCTACAGCTATATCATTCTCGTTGGAGACAAGGAGCTTGAAAATAACGTGATTTCTTTGCGGTCAAGAGATAGCAGAAAAGTGACAACTAAAACCGTGGAGGAGGTTCGGGAACTATTCCAGGAACTCGTACGCTCGTATCAGTGA
- a CDS encoding Constituent of Paf1 complex with RNA polymerase II, Paf1p, Hpr1p, Ctr9, Leo1, Rtf1 and Ccr4p — protein sequence MSEPLIALRQAIKDKKPVGVNEGETIGNAKVLNIGEKQYSLDAPTSFVINGKEFNLKVIYQCWVFRDSSSADYITECEKENIDGISFVERSELISWLKGEITSSAFIKGEKVGITEENGKNEGETKSNNKRKLSDDPLLKEIASNERVLIDHNKVLRGLKPKDFSSVAKDCELRILKEKPANAKSSDSNGRSSTSVSSSSKDARNKEPIIVLSPAASSLVRMSNVKEFLQEGKFLDPSKEPASSSNLLAIQRKSSRFKTPIKLLVVDNVEKLFTKSEYWDRVVAIVTTGKDWQFKNYKYKDPQILFQKFNGFYFKYKGDAVPASVKSWNVKVLDIDRVERFSDRQVVEQFWDTVENTLVAKRYKS from the coding sequence ATGAGTGAACCATTGATTGCTTTGCGGCAAGCgatcaaagacaagaaaCCCGTAGGAGTTAATGAAGGTGAAACTATCGGCAATGCTAAAGTGCTAAATATTGGTGAAAAGCAGTACTCATTAGATGCTCCCACATCCTTCGTCATAAATGGCAAGGAATTCAATTTAAAAGTGATATATCAATGTTGGGTTTTTAGGGATTCATCTTCTGCTGACTATATTACTGAATGTGAAAAGGAAAATATCGATGGTATAAgctttgttgaaagatcAGAGCTTATTTCGTGGTTGAAGGGGGAAATAACTAGCAGCGCCTTCATCAAAGgtgaaaaagttggaatCACGGAAGAGAATGGCAAAAATGAAGGAGAAACTAAAAGTAATAACAAACGGAAGTTATCTGATGACCCGTTATTAAAAGAGATTGCCAGCAATGAAAGGGTGCTAATCGACCACAACAAAGTTTTGAGAGGATTAAAGCCAAAAGATTTCTCGTCAGTTGCCAAAGACTGTGAATTaagaatcttgaaagaaaaacctGCGAATGCGAAAAGTTCAGACTCAAATGGAAGATCAAGTACCTCCGTgtcttcgtcttcaaagGATGCTAGAAACAAAGAACCTATCATTGTTCTATCTCCAGCTGCCTCTTCCCTGGTACGTATGTCCAACGTTAAAGAGTTCTTACAGGAAGGTAAGTTCCTGGATCCTTCCAAGGAACCTGCATCTTCCAGCAATTTACTTGCCATACAAAGAAAGTCTTCCAGATTCAAAACCCCAATTAAGTTATTAGTGGTTGATAATGTGGAGAAGCTTTTCACCAAGAGTGAGTATTGGGACAGAGTTGTCGCCATTGTTACGACGGGCAAAGATTGGCAATTCAAAAACTATAAATACAAAGACCCTCAGATTCTGTTCCAGAAATTCAACGGATTCTACTTCAAGTACAAAGGAGATGCCGTACCTGCAAGTGTCAAATCGTGGAACGTCAAAGTTTTGGACATTGACAGAGTCGAGCGATTTAGTGACAGACAAGTAGTTGAACAGTTTTGGGATACTGTTGAGAATACTTTAGTGGCCAAGAGATATAAATCTTAG
- a CDS encoding Mitochondrial inner membrane protein with similarity to Mdm32p: MMITRAIMRRPMMFRPITHLPIPRLIYQMKGRCYTIKNEPKPEIPKFKANLPPDKNLKQQIKADLKKETITTEPSKVHLPTKEELLRSARNSLERLKVRFKWLLIRSYRPFNTDDFSAFFSWIVVGNLALFVFASTTFVSLVLYTINTVFAQEFVARMLGNFITKSTNLTVVFENAVVPSWRDGKISFRNCFVSRRPRGVIIFEKGSQAAAAAAAEKQAANNGETSQNEPIDDGNYTQFDLTIKEVNISLSFKKWVNGRGIIDEVEVKGMRGVVDRSHVYWKEGDSALNYKNVYQPGDWEIENFRMEDVLFTLKQPLGFRVFDVSIYSADIPLLRKNWLFYDLLNSNNVNGSYDGSLFAIHNLQKKDDFEGVVDNSPIPSTPNSSSISWRRVTRFRVDNLNLDHLNEGVEGPFGWIHSGSVDMIADVMSPEENQFNVSEVVQAIALSIKKEARRASKRDYKEEPDEETIKNDLTKYFVLDFQLKLNNPRASVPLFTEELSYVNNALIRPIVAYINSRNTFIPIKCRVVKKLSDFDGSWTIYDSLLMDDLQAEVYDAFVDYVADENARSERAKKVGFWSLQLFLHLILWSVGTIA, translated from the coding sequence ATGATGATTACAAGAGCAATTATGCGAAGGCCGATGATGTTTCGGCCCATAACTCATCTACCTATACCAAGATTAATCTATCAAATGAAGGGAAGGTGCTACACTATCAAGAATGAGCCAAAGCCTGAGATTCCCAAGTTTAAGGCTAACTTGCCACCAGATAAAAATTTGAAACAGCAAATAAAGGCGGATCTCAAGAAAGAGACTATAACTACAGAACCTTCCAAGGTTCACCTCCCCACCAAAGAGGAGCTATTGCGATCGGCTAGGAATTCccttgaaagattgaaggTGAGATTCAAATGGCTTCTGATCAGAAGCTACCGGCCCTTCAATACGGATGATTTCAGtgcttttttttcttggattgtGGTAGGTAATTTGGccctttttgtttttgcatcaacaacttttgTTTCACTGGTATTATACACAATAAACACAGTATTTGCTCAAGAATTTGTCGCCAGAATGCTAGGAAATTTCATTACTAAAAGTACTAATTTAACTGTGGTGTTTGAAAATGCTGTTGTTCCAAGTTGGAGAGACGGGAAGATATCTTTCAGGAATTGTTTCGTAAGCAGACGGCCTCGAGGCGTCattatttttgaaaagggtTCTCAGGCAGCAGCAGCGGCAGCAGCTGAAAAGCAAGCTGCGAACAATGGAGAGACTTCACAGAATGAACCAATAGACGATGGGAACTATACCCAGTTTGATCTAACGATTAAAGAAGTCAATATTTCGTTATCATTTAAAAAATGGGTCAATGGTAGAGGTATCATTGACGAGGTTGAAGTGAAAGGAATGCGAGGCGTAGTCGATCGTTCACATGTTTATTGGAAAGAGGGAGATTCCGCCCTTAACTACAAGAATGTTTATCAACCCGGGGATTGggaaattgaaaactttcGAATGGAAGATGTTCTTTttactttgaaacaacCACTAGGATTCCGagtttttgatgtttcGATCTACTCTGCCGATATTCCATTATTAAGAAAAAATTGGTTATTTTATGACTTACTGAACTCAAATAACGTCAACGGGTCATATGATGGGTCGTTGTTTGCTATACACAACTTACAGAAAAaggatgattttgaggGGGTTGTGGATAACTCACCAATCCCTTCGACTCCAAATTCATCTTCGATTTCCTGGAGAAGGGTTACAAGATTTAGAGTCGATAACCTGAATTTGGATCATTTGAACGAGGGAGTTGAAGGTCCATTTGGATGGATTCACAGCGGTTCCGTTGACATGATTGCTGATGTTATGTCTCCTGAAGAGAATCAGTTTAATGTTTCGGAGGTGGTCCAGGCCATTGCTCTTAGtatcaaaaaagaagcaagGCGGGCAAGCAAACGAGACTATAAAGAGGAACCAGACGAGGAAACGATTAAGAACGACCTAACAAAGTACTTTGTTTTGGACTTCcaattgaagttgaataATCCAAGGGCTTCTGTACCTCTTTTCACCGAGGAACTGTCCTATGTCAACAACGCTCTGATTCGACCTATTGTCGCGTACATTAACTCCCGAAACACATTTATTCCAATCAAATGTCGTGTGGTAAAGAAACTTTCGGATTTTGATGGCTCTTGGACTATCTACGACTCATTACTTATGGATGATCTTCAAGCTGAAGTTTATGATGCTTTTGTTGATTACGTCGCCGATGAAAACGCTAGAAGTGAGAGGGCTAAAAAGGTTGGTTTCTGGTCCTTACAACTGTTCCTCCACCTAATTCTGTGGAGCGTGGGAACAATAGCATGA
- a CDS encoding Protein involved in the transcription of 35S rRNA genes by RNA polymerase I encodes MFFPHKQTGVQLTYGVDAIQYDPTNKTKLWDFGCLRDQKLHLYKIDGSTIRPKQMATKPYNIKGRKKVLDQLHNDIYIPDTIVYNLDSESAVFNSTSRFDPTISDLVAPTRFESSNRNEVVAHVSGSSSSVLIVSQIAYEAAVLVESLGSNPQLEHFTKLPILTNLTTLDFISPIKQISWARLKDADGKVFPILSVRTVRSVQLMEIHNTKDLSIICHFDSSEYFEGDLSDFAFNRKNNKQFSIMDNDGNLKCFELSNSILTEKGGCTIYDPMELSNYKQSLFVDDKSLFIWCRSSLYHYNFKTMTCIVELTSWSKLLFVEHAEGYLFVLTTKELIVVDSFTFERLFSWKHYLRDHDMSLKLHLYQVDGRFMCFLYSGCHSVVEILQLGFTKSSHQFHLLNDPQYITLESSDSVRSLSVLKIPQENNDSNKSHQLTIFIIFYVNLNNEFAFALFSPTPDLKMEDDEQLEVLPYLSQSELNSRTSKSPLSLSEVNRIFENCLPSFGDVNSVHIIQDYAYALGEYLDSFVKSNNDSRLKCLGKVIPQPKYIDDFEELDSMINQLYFHFENSNLLFDISNTSMLKPIFGPSFQYSMTSVQHFIKCLWTLPPEASKEVSQPFVETCNKITQFVGLNMILVRNIGAEDTIPDLSLESWEDLVSDWDNEYDNSLKTSKQQKINPKKAFTPVQSQIPTINLSQKQKNKNTNSQLSFSQLTQKPHSQTQSQVNSQRASSQSQQAKKRKKRLGGFA; translated from the coding sequence ATGTTTTTTCCACATAAACAAACGGGAGTTCAGCTTACTTATGGTGTTGATGCAATTCAGTATGATCCTACCAATAAAACGAAACTTTGGGATTTTGGCTGTTTGAGGGATCAAAAGCTGCACCTTTACAAGATTGACGGATCGACCATTAGACCAAAGCAAATGGCCACCAAACCATACAACATCAAGGGCAGAAAAAAAGTGCTTGATCAATTACACAATGACATTTATATACCTGATACTATTGTCTATAATCTCGATTCGGAGTCAGCAGTATTCAATTCCACCTCACGATTTGATCCAACGATATCAGACCTTGTGGCTCCAACAAGATTTGAATCTTCTAATAGAAATGAAGTGGTTGCACACGTGTCAGGCTCTTCTAGCAGTGTGCTTATAGTCTCTCAAATAGCCTATGAGGCTGCAGTTTTGGTGGAAAGCTTAGGCTCAAACCCTCAACTTGAACATTTTACCAAACTTCCtattttgacaaatttgaCAACTCTCGATTTCATATCCCCGATTAAGCAGATCAGTTGGGCACGATTGAAAGATGCTGATGGGAAGGTCTTTCCCATTTTATCGGTTAGAACAGTCCGATCTGTCCAGCTCATGGAAATCCATAACACTAAAGATCTATCTATTATATGCCATTTTGATAGCAGTGaatactttgaaggagatCTTTCAGATTTTGCATTCAACCGAAAGAATAACAAACAATTCTCAATAATGGATAATGATGGGAATCTTAAATGTTTTGAATTGTCTAATTCTATATTGACCGAAAAGGGAGGATGTACTATTTATGACCCAATGGAACTTTCCAACTACAAACAATCACTTTTTGTCGATGATAAATCTTTGTTTATCTGGTGTCGTTCATCTTTATATCATtacaatttcaaaacaatGACATGTATTGTTGAGTTGACGTCATGGTCAAAGTTACTATTCGTTGAACATGCGGAGGGTTATCTGTTTGTATTGACAACTAAGGAACTGATAGTGGTCGACTCATTCACCTTTGAACGtttattttcttggaaacaCTACCTCAGAGACCATGATATGTCCTTGAAACTTCATCTGTATCAAGTTGATGGTCGATTCATGTGCTTTCTTTATTCGGGTTGTCATTCTGTCGTTGAAATACTGCAGCTCGGTTTCACCAAATCAAGCCATCAATTCCATCTGCTGAATGATCCACAATACATAACGCTGGAATCCTCAGATTCAGTGAGATCACTCTCCGTGCTTAAAATTCCACAGGAGAACAATGACTCCAATAAATCTCATCAGTTGACCATATTCATTATTTTTTATGTCAACCTGAACAACGAATTTGCGTTTGCATTATTTTCCCCAACACctgatttgaagatggaagatgatgaacaATTGGAGGTCTTACCGTACCTGAGCCAATCAGAATTAAACAGTAGGACATCAAAGTCACCTCTTTCCTTGTCAGAGGTCAATCGCATTTTTGAGAATTGTCTTCCTTCTTTTGGGGACGTAAATTCTGTTCATATAATCCAAGACTATGCCTATGCTTTGGGAGAGTATTTGGACTCATTTGTAAAATCGAACAACGACTCTCGCTTGAAGTGTCTTGGTAAAGTTATACCTCAGCCAAAGTatattgatgattttgaggaGTTAGACTCCATGATTAATCAGCTCTactttcattttgaaaactcaaaTTTGTTGTTTGACATATCGAATACTTCAATGCTCAAGCCAATTTTTGGACCAAGTTTTCAGTATTCCATGACCTCAGTCCAGCATTTCATCAAGTGCTTGTGGACTCTTCCTCCAGAAGCCTCAAAAGAAGTATCTCAACCAtttgttgaaacttgtAACAAAATAACCCAGTTTGTTGGTCTAAACATGATTCTTGTCCGAAACATAGGAGCTGAAGATACCATTCCAGACCTGAGCCTAGAATCATGGGAAGATCTGGTCTCTGATTGGGATAATGAGTATGATAATTCACTCAAAACTTCTAAACAGCAGAAGATTAACCCAAAAAAGGCCTTCACGCCAGTGCAATCACAAATTCCAACCATCAATCTCTcacagaaacagaaaaatAAGAACACTAACTCCCAATTATCATTTTCCCAGTTAACGCAAAAACCACACTCGCAAACCCAATCTCAAGTAAACTCTCAACGGGCGTCCTCACAATCGCAGCAAGCtaagaaaagaaaaaagagattaGGAGGTTTTGCGTAG
- a CDS encoding Scaffold protein responsible for pre-autophagosomal structure organization: MDQLKDWTDDALSCLKEAEGICGSANSELVKINQVLSKRDNLLLKLTFLFDASRQQIRLLAILKDSLVKIVKNYKTKNHSWRTKITRDCELLRSVLDTLHKIELEPSFRSTQGNKALSLYHFVSDDKIDELFNGVDDILRESTDLYGRDEIDNNLADISREIEGYGKELEVRYAEFILNEVPDTPSKGNKKNSANHDNIITKLITSNNELETDMASLLESLTNHFDQCKKGQDLLSKPHSEDQKRELLQVLENDSLELPYVINILNQDYQSLKTNCSHLQSITNKFSIFYNNFTAQFMVRLKLFGEVKLQQGLNIITKKAQRVEILLEKAFEYEQSVVGLIDYYTNFVSSYRSLILEIERRRKINDQVEAAVSRFRKELQSIEEKERTNREDFLIQHADYLPQDIISPNLLDGSQGILFKMLPTVGVEFNREPLPKISRRGLEEARIAILGRK, translated from the coding sequence ATGGATCAATTAAAGGACTGGACAGATGATGCATTGTCTTGCTTGAAAGAAGCAGAGGGTATCTGTGGGTCTGCAAACAGTGAATTGGTCAAGATAAATCAAGTGCTGAGCAAGAGAGATAACCTCCTACTGAAGTTGACCTTCTTATTTGATGCTAGTAGACAGCAAATACGCTTATTGGCAATTTTGAAGGATTCATTGGTTAAGATAGTCAAGAACTACAAAACTAAAAACCATTCCTGGAGGACCAAAATCACCCGTGATTGTGAACTATTAAGGAGTGTGCTAGACACCTTGCATAAGATCGAACTGGAACCAAGTTTCAGATCAACCCAGGGCAATAAGGCGCTGAGCTTGTATCATTTTGTAAGCGATGACAAGATAGATGAATTATTCAATGGTGTTGATGATATATTGAGAGAGAGTACCGATCTCTATGGCAGAGACGAGATTGACAATAATCTAGCTGACATATCGAGGGAGATTGAAGGGTACGGAAAGGAGCTGGAAGTTAGGTATGCCGAATTTATTTTAAATGAAGTCCCAGATACGCCATCAAAGGGAAACAAGAAGAATTCTGCCAACCACGATAATATAATCACTAAGTTAATAACCAGCAATAATGAATTGGAGACGGACATGGCATCGCTTCTGGAAAGTTTGACAAACCATTTTGATCAATGTAAGAAAGGTCAAGATCTATTATCAAAGCCACATTCTGAAGACCAAAAGAGGGAATTGCTTCAAGTACTGGAGAACGATTCATTGGAGCTTCCGTATGTTATAAACATACTAAACCAGGACTACCAATCATTGAAGACTAATTGTTCGCATTTACAGAGCATTACAAACAAATTCAGCATTTTTTATAACAACTTTACTGCTCAGTTCATGGTACGTCTtaaactttttggagaagtaAAGCTCCAGCAAGGTTTAAATATCATTACTAAAAAGGCCCAAAGGGTCGAAATCTTGTTAGAGAAAGCTTTTGAATATGAACAAAGTGTGGTCGGTCTGATTGACTATTACACAAACTTTGTTTCGTCATATCGAAGTTTGATCCTGGAGATTGAGCGTCGTCGAAAAATCAATGATCAAGTAGAAGCGGCAGTCTCAAGATTTCGTAAAGAATTGCAATCGAtagaagagaaggaaagaaCTAATAGAGAGGATTTTTTAATACAGCATGCTGATTACTTACCACAAGATATCATTAGCCCTAATCTTTTGGATGGATCACAAGgaattttgttcaaaatgttGCCTACGGTTGGCGTTGAGTTCAACCGGGAGCCTTTGCCAAAGATCTCGCGTCGTGGGCTAGAGGAAGCACGCATTGCAATACTGGGAAGGAAGTAA